One segment of Ureibacillus thermophilus DNA contains the following:
- a CDS encoding Mu transposase domain-containing protein — protein MTETFQRFVLHYGFECEFCNPASGNEKGNVESKVKYIRNNFFLPEQTIYQLESFNESLWEKCEKDWNRPHYEKERLIAELFEEEQALFLQLPAKEFECVRYEQVTADKYGFIHLENNLYSTSPRFAKQKVLAKISYHEIAILTEEHELIIKHERLYGTKQKSMKWQPYLTLMAKRPNALKYTDFYEKMPEEWKNYFSNCTVQEKKEALQLLAVLLKEHDFEVSTQALRIASQYGHPKVESIKQVFYQLINGRGIREPIQPKKHVPDMPEAIRGVRHYDRLFESQGDVASWNK, from the coding sequence TTGACAGAGACATTTCAACGATTCGTTTTACATTATGGCTTTGAATGCGAGTTCTGCAACCCAGCCAGCGGAAATGAAAAAGGGAATGTCGAATCAAAGGTGAAATATATTCGAAACAATTTCTTTTTACCTGAACAAACAATCTATCAACTAGAAAGTTTTAATGAATCTTTATGGGAGAAATGTGAGAAGGACTGGAATCGTCCGCATTATGAGAAGGAGCGACTCATCGCTGAATTATTTGAAGAAGAACAAGCGTTATTTCTTCAATTGCCAGCCAAAGAATTTGAATGTGTCCGATATGAGCAGGTCACGGCTGATAAGTATGGTTTCATCCATTTAGAAAACAATTTATATTCCACGTCTCCCCGTTTTGCCAAACAAAAGGTTTTGGCAAAGATCTCTTATCATGAGATTGCCATTTTAACAGAAGAGCATGAGCTGATTATCAAGCACGAGCGTTTATATGGCACAAAACAAAAATCAATGAAATGGCAACCATATCTTACGTTAATGGCCAAAAGGCCAAATGCATTAAAATATACGGATTTCTATGAAAAGATGCCGGAAGAATGGAAAAATTATTTTTCCAATTGTACCGTTCAAGAAAAGAAGGAAGCATTACAACTACTAGCTGTTTTACTAAAAGAACATGATTTCGAAGTTTCGACACAGGCTTTGAGGATTGCCTCCCAGTATGGTCATCCGAAAGTAGAATCGATTAAACAGGTATTTTATCAATTAATCAATGGAAGAGGTATACGAGAGCCAATTCAACCGAAAAAACACGTTCCAGATATGCCGGAAGCCATCCGAGGAGTAAGGCATTATGACCGCCTATTCGAATCCCAAGGAGATGTGGCATCATGGAACAAATGA
- the istB gene encoding IS21-like element helper ATPase IstB yields the protein MEQMIKEYAKRLKLSWIPANYHTIHAETNEEFLLKLFEREVQHRDERRINLLLKQATLPKIPNKPYDWREIQLAPGITKDYILEGEFTKNQENLIFYGGVGTGKTFLSTLIALNLMKKQGKRVKFYTAASIVNALLEANEKGDLGKFLNQIEKLDLLILDELGYIPLHKQGAELLFQVISMCYETKSIIVTTNLPFSQWNNVFGDPILTEAVIDRLIHHSHLIIFNGESHRYKDSISQR from the coding sequence ATGGAACAAATGATTAAGGAATATGCCAAAAGACTAAAATTAAGCTGGATTCCAGCCAATTACCATACCATCCATGCGGAAACAAATGAGGAATTTTTACTGAAGCTGTTTGAACGAGAAGTGCAGCATCGAGATGAGAGAAGGATAAATTTACTACTAAAACAGGCGACATTGCCGAAAATTCCAAATAAACCTTATGATTGGCGGGAGATTCAACTAGCCCCAGGCATCACAAAAGATTATATTTTAGAAGGTGAGTTTACGAAAAATCAGGAAAACCTTATCTTCTATGGCGGAGTGGGAACCGGTAAAACATTCCTTTCCACTCTCATCGCCCTCAATTTGATGAAAAAACAAGGAAAAAGAGTGAAGTTCTATACGGCCGCCTCCATTGTCAATGCTTTATTGGAGGCCAATGAAAAAGGTGACCTTGGTAAATTTCTCAATCAAATCGAAAAGTTGGATCTCTTGATTCTTGATGAATTGGGCTATATTCCATTGCATAAACAGGGGGCAGAGTTATTATTTCAAGTTATTTCCATGTGTTATGAAACCAAAAGCATCATTGTGACAACCAATTTACCGTTTAGCCAATGGAATAATGTCTTTGGCGATCCCATTTTAACAGAGGCCGTCATTGATCGGCTGATTCATCATTCTCATTTAATCATCTTCAATGGTGAAAGTCACCGATACAAAGACTCAATCTCTCAACGTTAA
- a CDS encoding methyl-accepting chemotaxis protein has translation MIVIGVLLALFIGRRISNPLNSLVHYAKLFSTGDLSESVKIQRNDEIGILANSFEEMRKNLSHIIDNVKEKSEGIHHTSQTLLESFEELDEASKQIATSTDEEAKGAEERANHIERISNMLSEMSTSISNVDEQTKLIKNLTDQTSQQADKGNVQVQMIVEQINKIKQNGMVSKENLFNLGKKLEHINEIIKIIQEISSQIHLLSLNASIEAARAGEAGKGFSVVAQEVQKLANQTDGSIKTISEAISEINEQANLVLSLNQQDYEDIVKGVEIVEDNGRLFNSIFESVEQLAKGIDTIVKSIEDLNQASDEILMSIQEISAISEQGVAVTQEISASAIQQNNTVDYLKQQNVNLKNLADNLQDMIKRFKTSKSDIEAKIRDSLS, from the coding sequence ATGATTGTTATTGGGGTCTTATTAGCTTTATTCATTGGAAGAAGAATTTCTAACCCTCTGAATAGTTTAGTACATTATGCGAAACTCTTTTCTACTGGAGATCTTAGCGAATCAGTAAAAATTCAGCGAAATGATGAAATCGGCATCTTAGCAAACAGCTTTGAAGAAATGAGAAAAAATTTAAGCCACATCATTGATAATGTAAAAGAGAAATCGGAAGGAATTCATCATACTAGCCAAACGCTTCTGGAATCCTTTGAAGAATTAGATGAGGCTTCTAAACAAATTGCGACAAGTACAGATGAAGAGGCGAAAGGTGCCGAAGAAAGAGCCAACCATATTGAACGAATCTCAAATATGCTATCTGAAATGTCCACTTCGATATCCAACGTAGATGAACAAACTAAGTTGATTAAAAACCTTACTGATCAAACAAGTCAGCAAGCGGATAAGGGAAATGTTCAAGTTCAAATGATTGTCGAACAAATAAACAAAATTAAACAAAATGGTATGGTCAGCAAAGAGAACTTGTTTAATCTAGGAAAAAAATTAGAACATATTAATGAAATCATTAAGATTATCCAAGAAATTTCATCCCAAATTCATCTTCTTTCTTTAAATGCATCCATTGAAGCTGCCCGTGCTGGAGAGGCGGGCAAAGGATTTTCAGTTGTTGCCCAAGAAGTTCAGAAACTTGCAAATCAAACGGATGGATCGATCAAAACAATATCTGAAGCGATAAGTGAAATCAATGAACAAGCAAATCTCGTACTAAGTTTGAACCAACAAGATTATGAGGATATTGTAAAAGGTGTTGAGATTGTTGAAGATAATGGACGGTTATTCAATTCTATTTTTGAGTCAGTAGAACAATTGGCAAAAGGAATTGATACGATTGTGAAAAGTATAGAAGATTTGAATCAAGCATCCGACGAAATTTTAATGTCCATTCAAGAAATTTCTGCCATTTCAGAACAAGGAGTAGCCGTTACGCAAGAAATTTCTGCTTCTGCTATCCAACAAAACAACACGGTCGATTACTTAAAACAACAAAATGTAAACCTAAAAAACTTGGCTGACAACCTTCAAGACATGATTAAGCGATTTAAAACAAGTAAAAGTGATATTGAAGCAAAAATCAGGGACTCCTTATCTTAG
- a CDS encoding manganese catalase family protein — translation MWYYEKKLQYPVKVSTCNPMLAKYLIEQYGGADGELAAALRYMNQRYTLPDKVVGLLTDIATEELSHLEMIATMIYKLTKDATPEQLKAAGLGDHYVNHDKALFYQNASGVPFTASYIQAKGDPIADLYEDIAAEEKARATYQWIIDMSDDPDLNDSLKFLREREIVHSLRFREAVEILKEDRNTKKFF, via the coding sequence GTGTGGTACTATGAAAAAAAGCTTCAATATCCAGTGAAGGTAAGTACCTGCAATCCAATGCTTGCAAAGTATTTAATTGAACAATATGGAGGCGCTGATGGGGAGTTGGCAGCTGCCTTACGCTATATGAATCAACGCTATACCCTTCCGGATAAAGTGGTCGGCCTATTAACGGATATTGCAACGGAGGAACTCTCTCATCTCGAAATGATTGCCACAATGATTTACAAGCTGACAAAAGATGCGACACCGGAACAATTAAAAGCAGCAGGGTTAGGAGATCATTATGTGAATCATGATAAAGCCCTGTTCTACCAAAACGCATCCGGCGTCCCATTTACTGCATCGTATATTCAAGCAAAAGGCGACCCAATTGCCGATTTGTACGAAGACATCGCCGCAGAAGAAAAAGCACGTGCAACTTACCAATGGATTATTGATATGTCTGACGATCCAGATTTAAATGATAGCTTGAAATTTTTACGGGAAAGAGAAATCGTCCACTCCCTCCGATTTAGGGAAGCCGTCGAAATCCTTAAAGAAGACCGAAATACAAAAAAATTCTTTTAA
- a CDS encoding spore coat protein CotJB encodes MSKTMPPEFYSMLEEIQAIDFVIVELNLYLDTHPDDFEAIKQFNDFTEKSMKLKIEFEKKFGPLMNFGKSFSNYPFNWIDTPWPWQV; translated from the coding sequence ATGAGTAAAACAATGCCCCCTGAGTTTTACAGTATGTTGGAAGAAATTCAGGCCATTGATTTTGTTATTGTGGAATTAAATCTGTATTTAGATACGCACCCTGACGATTTTGAAGCCATTAAACAATTTAATGACTTCACTGAAAAAAGCATGAAATTAAAAATAGAATTTGAGAAAAAGTTTGGTCCGTTAATGAATTTTGGTAAAAGTTTTTCGAATTACCCTTTTAATTGGATCGATACACCTTGGCCTTGGCAGGTTTAA
- a CDS encoding spore coat associated protein CotJA has translation MFTQYKYWQPYVSPNDPCPPIKIKSYSTPPQLYIGFQPLGLPQFQTPKEALKHGTLWPQLYSPYPNPQKGMKNHE, from the coding sequence TTGTTTACTCAATATAAATATTGGCAGCCTTATGTTAGTCCAAATGATCCTTGTCCACCGATAAAAATAAAAAGCTATTCCACTCCCCCTCAACTTTATATAGGATTCCAACCACTTGGATTGCCTCAATTTCAAACTCCCAAAGAAGCCTTAAAACATGGAACCTTATGGCCTCAGCTTTATAGTCCTTATCCAAATCCACAAAAAGGAATGAAAAATCATGAGTAA
- a CDS encoding PepSY domain-containing protein — translation MIKKLTLTGCTLLLLAGCGTNTSTENVDTLNQLDTAAYQTKTSNLTNVNYKSNSSTGNEANTFDIKSPKVSLSEALGIFNEVYPNAKIESVDLEIGYGQLYYEIDGFDSAKEYELKIDATTKEIYQNEVKRMKGTEEVLDFSSIMNLKEAIEIASQISEVQGLAPIGWSLDAEYGVQIYTVEFRDSYTEIEAKINANTGEILEVEVDD, via the coding sequence ATGATAAAAAAATTAACGTTAACCGGATGCACACTACTTTTATTGGCAGGATGTGGCACAAATACATCAACAGAAAATGTAGATACGCTTAATCAACTAGATACAGCTGCCTATCAAACAAAGACTTCTAACTTGACCAATGTAAATTATAAATCTAATTCTTCAACAGGAAACGAAGCCAACACTTTTGATATCAAAAGTCCAAAAGTTTCATTGTCAGAGGCATTGGGGATTTTTAATGAAGTTTATCCAAATGCAAAAATTGAATCGGTTGATTTAGAAATTGGTTATGGACAATTATATTATGAAATCGACGGTTTTGATTCAGCCAAAGAGTATGAACTAAAAATTGATGCAACAACAAAAGAAATTTATCAAAATGAAGTGAAAAGAATGAAAGGAACAGAAGAAGTATTAGATTTTTCAAGCATAATGAATCTAAAAGAAGCCATTGAAATTGCTTCACAAATTTCGGAAGTACAAGGACTTGCTCCAATAGGCTGGTCCCTTGATGCAGAGTATGGGGTGCAAATTTATACAGTTGAATTTAGAGATTCTTACACAGAAATAGAAGCTAAAATCAACGCAAACACTGGGGAAATTTTAGAAGTAGAGGTGGATGATTAA
- a CDS encoding ketopantoate reductase family protein gives MKLAVMGAGSLGTIIGALISKNGYDIDLIDVNKEHVYALNTKGATLVGHLNETIPVKAILPSEMKEKYDIVFLLTKQLHNQSVLEGLLPYLKEDGTVVSLQNGIPEEQVASIVGKSRVVAGTVNFGATWKSPGVSELTTEYEAFKSNAFDIGELNGQITERIHTIQKILESVGHTEIKENLVGAKWFKLLVNVTMSGLSTALGCTFGGVLDNKVALTSAVHIMDEVIRTAKAQGITFIEMLGIDFNQLQVTDESQIPHRMQLLTYAFTPQRSLKASMLQDLEKGRKTEIDYINGVIKAKGLQLGVDTPFNNLVVDLVKKAEETQQLPVFEENIKYFEELLNSKGK, from the coding sequence ATGAAATTAGCTGTTATGGGTGCCGGCTCACTCGGAACAATTATTGGTGCATTAATTTCAAAAAACGGATATGATATCGACTTAATCGATGTAAACAAAGAACATGTCTATGCTTTAAATACAAAAGGAGCCACTTTAGTTGGACATTTAAACGAAACAATTCCGGTAAAAGCAATACTCCCTTCAGAAATGAAAGAAAAATACGATATTGTATTTCTACTGACAAAACAATTACATAATCAATCTGTTTTAGAAGGCTTGCTTCCTTATTTAAAAGAGGACGGAACAGTCGTTTCATTGCAAAATGGAATTCCTGAAGAACAAGTGGCTAGTATTGTAGGAAAATCAAGAGTCGTTGCTGGAACAGTGAACTTCGGTGCAACATGGAAATCCCCAGGGGTTTCAGAATTAACAACTGAGTATGAAGCATTTAAATCTAATGCTTTTGACATTGGGGAATTAAATGGTCAAATAACAGAACGTATACATACTATTCAAAAAATCCTTGAATCTGTTGGACATACAGAAATCAAAGAAAATTTAGTTGGAGCAAAATGGTTTAAATTGCTCGTGAATGTCACAATGAGCGGTTTATCAACAGCTCTAGGCTGCACATTTGGAGGGGTATTAGATAATAAAGTCGCTTTAACTAGCGCCGTGCATATTATGGATGAAGTGATTCGTACTGCAAAAGCCCAAGGGATCACATTTATAGAAATGCTAGGCATTGATTTCAACCAGCTGCAAGTAACAGACGAAAGTCAAATCCCACATCGCATGCAATTATTAACTTATGCGTTTACTCCTCAACGCTCATTAAAAGCCAGCATGCTGCAGGACTTAGAAAAAGGCAGAAAAACAGAAATCGACTATATTAATGGTGTCATCAAAGCAAAAGGATTACAGCTTGGCGTCGATACACCATTTAATAACTTAGTGGTGGATTTAGTAAAAAAAGCGGAAGAAACACAACAATTGCCTGTATTTGAAGAAAACATCAAGTATTTTGAGGAATTATTAAATTCTAAGGGAAAATGA
- a CDS encoding lipoate--protein ligase, which translates to MYFVDNKGITDPRVNLAIEEYLIRNMDVEQDDFLLFYINQPSIIIGKNQNTYEEINTDYVEKNGVIVVRRLSGGGAVYHDLNNLNFSFITKDDGNSFSNYKRFTQPVVDALAKLGVKAELSGRNDILVEGRKVSGNAQYVTRGRVVSHGTLMFNLDLDAVTNSLKVKQDKIESKGIKSVRSRVANIIDFLPEKITVEQFRMEILKSIFGGEENIKYYELSEQDWKNIYELSKERYQKWEWNYGKSPRFNMQKQKRFPSGEVDIRLEVNKGIIEEIKIYGDFFGVRDVEEIEQRLVGKRYAYQDIEEALSDVDISMYFGGVTKEEFLQLVY; encoded by the coding sequence ATGTATTTCGTTGATAATAAAGGCATCACAGACCCTAGGGTGAACTTGGCAATAGAAGAATATCTTATAAGAAATATGGATGTTGAGCAGGATGACTTTTTGCTGTTCTATATTAATCAACCGTCGATCATTATCGGAAAAAATCAAAACACATATGAAGAAATCAACACAGACTACGTTGAAAAAAATGGAGTGATTGTTGTTCGACGTCTTTCTGGCGGTGGGGCAGTATATCACGATTTAAATAATTTGAACTTTAGTTTTATCACAAAAGATGACGGAAACAGCTTCAGCAACTACAAAAGATTCACACAGCCGGTTGTTGATGCGTTGGCAAAATTAGGAGTAAAAGCGGAACTTTCCGGACGCAATGATATTTTAGTGGAAGGACGAAAAGTTTCGGGGAATGCACAATATGTAACCCGCGGCCGTGTAGTTAGCCACGGTACATTGATGTTCAATTTAGATTTGGATGCAGTGACGAATTCTTTAAAAGTGAAGCAAGACAAAATTGAATCAAAAGGCATTAAATCCGTGCGTTCCCGTGTTGCCAACATCATTGATTTTCTACCGGAAAAAATTACGGTTGAACAGTTCCGAATGGAAATTTTAAAATCGATTTTCGGCGGCGAGGAGAATATCAAATATTACGAGCTATCCGAACAAGATTGGAAAAATATTTATGAATTATCAAAAGAGCGCTACCAAAAATGGGAGTGGAATTACGGAAAATCCCCAAGATTTAATATGCAAAAGCAAAAACGCTTCCCATCAGGAGAAGTGGATATTCGTTTGGAAGTGAACAAAGGCATCATTGAAGAGATTAAAATTTATGGCGATTTCTTTGGAGTGAGAGACGTAGAAGAAATCGAGCAACGCTTAGTGGGTAAACGTTATGCTTATCAAGACATTGAAGAAGCATTGTCCGATGTGGATATTTCTATGTACTTCGGCGGCGTAACAAAGGAAGAATTCTTACAGTTAGTTTATTGA